A genomic region of Pseudoxanthomonas suwonensis contains the following coding sequences:
- the lptA gene encoding lipopolysaccharide transport periplasmic protein LptA translates to MTLPRAASLRILLGSALLSAALLPALALAKASDRNQPMTLDSDQSDCNQAEANARCVFTGNVVITQGTLDIRADRAEIVQRNGEIDQVLLTGKQASMKQQMDDGTTMNARADRIVFEPRKDLLTLTGNFQVESPRGSNSGQKMVYNLGTGQMQSGGDGTRVRTVIQPRNAAPQPGSGN, encoded by the coding sequence ATGACCCTCCCACGCGCCGCTAGCCTGCGGATCCTGCTGGGCTCGGCCCTCCTGTCGGCCGCGCTGCTGCCGGCGCTGGCCCTGGCCAAGGCCTCCGACCGCAACCAGCCGATGACGCTGGACTCGGACCAGTCGGACTGCAACCAGGCCGAGGCGAATGCGCGCTGCGTGTTCACCGGCAACGTGGTCATCACCCAGGGCACGCTGGACATCCGCGCCGACCGCGCCGAGATCGTGCAGCGCAACGGCGAGATCGACCAGGTGCTGCTGACCGGCAAGCAGGCCAGCATGAAGCAGCAGATGGACGACGGCACCACGATGAACGCGCGCGCCGACCGCATCGTCTTCGAACCGCGCAAGGACCTGCTGACCCTGACCGGCAACTTCCAGGTCGAGTCGCCGCGCGGCAGCAACAGCGGCCAGAAAATGGTCTACAACCTGGGCACCGGGCAGATGCAGAGCGGTGGCGACGGCACCCGCGTGCGCACCGTGATCCAGCCGCGCAACGCTGCGCCCCAGCCCGGGAGCGGCAACTGA
- the lptC gene encoding LPS export ABC transporter periplasmic protein LptC translates to MSWRTGLGLVLLVAAIATGWSAWRMRDRSEPPATVGQRSDYVLRDFELVVLRDDGTESLRLQAPELQRNREDESVAIVQPLFLMPGEEGGWELRADRGWVNADASLARLEGNVAGDSAEGHAVPTTFRTDRLELLPDQHLARTDDRVTLTRPGIMQTGVGFQANLQTRQYQLLSQVQTRYDPPTRR, encoded by the coding sequence ATGAGCTGGCGCACCGGCCTGGGCCTGGTCCTGCTGGTGGCGGCGATCGCCACCGGCTGGTCGGCCTGGCGCATGCGCGACCGCAGCGAGCCGCCGGCCACGGTCGGGCAGCGCTCGGACTACGTCCTGCGCGACTTCGAACTGGTGGTGCTGCGCGACGACGGCACCGAGTCGCTGCGGCTGCAGGCCCCCGAACTGCAGCGCAACCGCGAGGACGAGAGCGTGGCCATCGTCCAGCCGCTGTTCCTCATGCCCGGCGAGGAAGGCGGCTGGGAACTGCGCGCCGACCGGGGCTGGGTCAATGCCGACGCCAGCCTCGCCCGGCTGGAAGGGAACGTGGCGGGCGACAGCGCCGAAGGCCACGCCGTCCCGACCACCTTCCGCACCGATCGGCTCGAACTGCTCCCCGACCAGCACCTGGCCCGCACCGACGACCGCGTCACCCTGACCCGGCCGGGTATCATGCAGACCGGCGTCGGCTTCCAGGCCAACCTCCAGACCCGGCAATACCAGCTCCTATCCCAGGTCCAGACCCGCTATGACCCTCCCACGCGCCGCTAG
- a CDS encoding KdsC family phosphatase, protein MPYDPLAHVDADIRERAARIGLLCLDVDGTLTDGRLYFDSDGSELKSFSVLDGQGLTLLRRFGFQVALITARHSVVAQKRGAELGLETHIGVKDKLSCMDALAARHGLDRERTAFVGDDLPDLDCLRAVGLAVAPANAHPWIAEIVHWRTRARAGEGAVREVCDVLLAAQGHVETLLRGAHAHDGSRA, encoded by the coding sequence GTGCCCTACGACCCCCTCGCCCACGTCGATGCCGACATCCGCGAACGCGCCGCGCGCATCGGCCTGCTGTGCCTGGACGTGGACGGCACCCTGACCGACGGCCGCCTGTACTTCGACAGCGACGGCAGCGAACTGAAGTCCTTCAGCGTGCTCGACGGCCAGGGCCTGACCCTGCTGCGCCGTTTCGGCTTCCAGGTCGCGCTGATCACCGCCCGGCACAGCGTGGTCGCGCAGAAGCGCGGCGCCGAACTGGGGCTGGAGACCCACATCGGGGTCAAGGACAAGCTGTCGTGCATGGACGCTCTGGCTGCGCGCCACGGCCTGGACCGCGAACGCACCGCCTTCGTCGGCGACGACCTGCCCGACCTGGACTGCCTGCGCGCCGTCGGCCTGGCGGTGGCGCCGGCCAACGCCCACCCTTGGATCGCCGAGATCGTGCACTGGCGCACCCGCGCCCGCGCCGGCGAAGGCGCGGTGCGCGAGGTCTGCGACGTGCTGCTGGCCGCCCAGGGCCACGTCGAGACCCTGCTGCGCGGCGCGCACGCGCACGACGGAAGCCGCGCATGA
- a CDS encoding KpsF/GutQ family sugar-phosphate isomerase, giving the protein MSQSPLPAAPAAPVPAVADPAGLVASGRRVLEIEGQALAAVGARIGEDFARACALVMAGRGRVVATGMGKSGHIARKIAATLASTGTPAFFVHPGEAGHGDLGMITDADVVLAISYSGESDEILMLLPALRRQGNTVIAMTGRPQSSLAREADVHLDVSVPAEACPLHLAPTSSTTATLALGDALAVALLEARGFTADDFARSHPAGSLGRRLLLHIDDVMHAGEALPRVGAGASVAEALVEMSRKRLGMTAVVDDAGTLLGIFTDGDLRRALDHGVDVRQTPIAEVMTRDPRTVRAGRMATEAAHLMEQHRINGLIVVDADNRAVGALNIHDLLRARVV; this is encoded by the coding sequence ATGAGCCAGTCCCCCCTTCCGGCGGCACCTGCCGCGCCGGTTCCCGCAGTCGCCGACCCGGCCGGCCTGGTCGCCAGCGGCCGCCGCGTGCTCGAGATCGAGGGCCAGGCGCTGGCGGCGGTCGGCGCGCGCATCGGCGAGGACTTCGCCCGCGCCTGCGCGCTGGTGATGGCCGGCCGCGGCCGGGTGGTGGCCACCGGCATGGGCAAGTCCGGGCACATCGCGCGCAAGATCGCCGCGACCCTGGCCTCCACCGGCACGCCGGCGTTCTTCGTCCATCCGGGCGAGGCCGGGCACGGCGACCTGGGCATGATCACCGACGCCGACGTGGTCCTGGCGATCTCCTATTCCGGCGAATCCGACGAGATCCTGATGCTGCTGCCGGCGCTGCGCCGCCAGGGCAACACCGTGATCGCGATGACCGGCCGCCCGCAGTCGAGCCTGGCGCGCGAGGCCGACGTGCACCTGGACGTATCGGTACCGGCCGAGGCCTGCCCGCTGCACCTGGCGCCGACCTCCAGCACCACCGCCACCCTGGCCCTGGGCGACGCCCTGGCCGTCGCGCTGCTGGAAGCGCGCGGCTTCACCGCCGACGACTTCGCCCGCTCGCACCCGGCCGGCAGCCTCGGCCGGCGCCTGCTGCTGCACATCGACGACGTCATGCACGCCGGCGAGGCGCTGCCGCGGGTCGGCGCCGGCGCCAGCGTGGCCGAGGCGCTGGTGGAGATGAGCCGCAAGCGCCTGGGCATGACCGCGGTGGTCGACGACGCCGGGACGCTGCTGGGCATATTCACCGACGGCGACCTGCGCCGCGCCCTGGACCACGGCGTTGACGTGCGCCAGACCCCGATCGCCGAGGTCATGACCCGCGACCCGCGCACCGTCCGTGCCGGGCGGATGGCGACCGAAGCCGCGCACCTGATGGAGCAGCACCGGATCAACGGCCTGATCGTGGTCGACGCCGACAACCGCGCGGTCGGTGCGCTCAACATTCACGACCTGTTGCGTGCGCGCGTGGTTTAA
- a CDS encoding BolA family protein, producing the protein MDADTIRRMIEDGLPGARAQVQGDDGVHFEATVVAEAFRGKLPLARHRMVYATLGELMGGAIHALALKTVTPDEAA; encoded by the coding sequence ATGGACGCCGACACCATCCGCCGCATGATCGAGGACGGCCTACCGGGCGCCCGCGCGCAGGTACAGGGCGACGACGGCGTCCACTTCGAGGCCACGGTCGTTGCCGAGGCCTTCCGCGGCAAGCTGCCGCTGGCCCGCCACCGCATGGTCTACGCGACCCTGGGCGAGCTGATGGGCGGGGCGATCCACGCCCTGGCCCTGAAGACCGTCACTCCCGACGAGGCGGCCTGA
- the murA gene encoding UDP-N-acetylglucosamine 1-carboxyvinyltransferase — translation MQKIVVSGGAPLRGEVAISGAKNAVLPILCATLLADGPVEILNVPHLHDVVTTIKLLGELGAGVEFDQGTLSRGSSLVVDPRSVDQHVAPYELVKTMRASILVLGPLLARHGAAEVSLPGGCAIGSRPVDQHIRGLQALGAEIAVENGYIKARAPRLKGARFVFDMVTVTGTENVMAAAALAEGTTVLENAAMEPEVVDLAECLNALGARVEGAGTSRITIHGVERLSGGRHTVLPDRIETGTFLVAAAMTGGCVTARRARADTLDAVLVKLAEAGAEISTTADSITLDMHGRRPRAVGLTTAPYPAFPTDMQAQFMALNCIAEGVGVISETIFENRFMHVNELLRLGADIQVDGHTAIVRGVGRLSGAPVMATDLRASASLILAGLVAEGETTIERIYHLDRGYENIEEKLGALGARIRRVAG, via the coding sequence ATGCAGAAGATCGTAGTCAGCGGCGGCGCGCCGCTCCGTGGCGAAGTTGCCATTTCCGGCGCCAAGAACGCCGTCCTGCCCATCCTGTGCGCGACCCTGCTGGCCGACGGGCCGGTGGAGATCCTCAACGTCCCGCACCTGCACGACGTGGTCACCACGATCAAGCTGCTGGGCGAACTGGGCGCCGGGGTGGAGTTCGACCAGGGCACGCTCTCGCGCGGCAGCAGCCTGGTGGTGGACCCGCGCAGCGTGGACCAGCACGTGGCGCCGTACGAGCTGGTCAAGACCATGCGCGCCTCGATCCTGGTGCTCGGGCCGCTGCTGGCGCGCCACGGCGCGGCCGAGGTGTCGCTGCCGGGCGGCTGCGCGATCGGCTCGCGCCCGGTCGACCAGCACATCCGCGGCCTGCAGGCGCTGGGCGCCGAGATCGCGGTGGAGAACGGCTACATCAAGGCCCGCGCGCCACGCCTGAAGGGCGCGCGCTTCGTGTTCGACATGGTCACCGTTACCGGCACCGAGAACGTGATGGCCGCCGCCGCCCTGGCCGAGGGCACCACGGTGCTGGAGAACGCGGCGATGGAGCCGGAGGTCGTCGACCTGGCGGAGTGCCTCAACGCGCTCGGCGCGCGGGTCGAGGGCGCCGGCACCTCGCGGATCACCATCCACGGCGTCGAGCGCCTGTCCGGTGGCCGCCACACCGTGCTGCCGGACCGGATCGAGACCGGCACCTTCCTGGTCGCCGCGGCGATGACCGGCGGCTGCGTCACCGCGCGCCGCGCGCGCGCCGACACCCTCGATGCGGTGCTGGTCAAGCTGGCCGAGGCCGGCGCGGAGATCTCCACCACCGCCGACAGCATCACCCTGGACATGCACGGCAGGCGGCCGCGGGCGGTGGGCCTGACCACCGCGCCGTACCCGGCGTTCCCGACCGACATGCAGGCGCAGTTCATGGCGCTCAACTGCATTGCCGAGGGCGTGGGCGTGATCAGCGAGACGATCTTCGAGAACCGTTTCATGCACGTCAACGAACTGCTGCGCCTGGGCGCGGACATCCAGGTCGACGGCCACACCGCGATCGTGCGCGGGGTGGGGCGGCTGAGCGGGGCGCCGGTGATGGCCACCGACCTGCGCGCCTCGGCCTCGCTGATCCTGGCCGGCCTGGTCGCCGAGGGCGAGACCACGATCGAGCGCATCTACCACCTGGACCGCGGCTACGAGAACATCGAGGAGAAGCTCGGTGCACTCGGCGCGCGGATCCGCAGGGTGGCCGGCTGA
- a CDS encoding DUF3108 domain-containing protein yields MSIHTRTAPAALALLLALSAGDARAAALEPFTADYQASYLGMQATGNMKLESAGGNRWKYSLNIRNQLADISQSTVFEEHQGQLRPLSSSDRATALVKKKAVEANYDWTTAQATWSGDVKPDRRGPVKLQPGDMDALLINLAVARDLAAGKPLNYRLVDEGRVRPMRWDVVGKEQISVGGVSKEATKVVRRTDKREMFVWIVPDMPVPARVLQRENGMDTIDLTVRSVR; encoded by the coding sequence ATGAGCATCCATACCCGTACCGCCCCCGCCGCCCTGGCCCTGCTGCTGGCGCTGTCCGCCGGCGACGCCCGCGCCGCGGCGCTGGAGCCATTCACCGCCGACTATCAGGCCAGCTACCTGGGCATGCAGGCCACCGGCAACATGAAGCTCGAATCCGCCGGCGGCAACCGCTGGAAGTACAGCCTCAACATCCGCAACCAGCTGGCCGACATCAGCCAGAGCACCGTGTTCGAGGAACACCAGGGTCAGTTGCGCCCACTCAGCAGCAGCGACCGCGCCACCGCGCTGGTGAAGAAGAAGGCGGTGGAGGCCAACTACGACTGGACCACCGCGCAGGCGACCTGGAGCGGCGACGTCAAGCCCGACCGCCGCGGCCCGGTGAAGCTGCAGCCCGGCGACATGGACGCGCTGCTGATCAACCTGGCGGTGGCCCGCGACCTGGCCGCCGGCAAGCCGCTGAACTACCGCCTGGTCGACGAGGGACGGGTCCGGCCGATGCGCTGGGACGTGGTCGGCAAGGAGCAGATCAGCGTCGGCGGGGTGAGCAAGGAGGCGACCAAGGTGGTGCGCCGGACCGACAAGCGCGAGATGTTCGTATGGATCGTCCCGGACATGCCGGTGCCGGCGCGGGTGCTCCAGCGCGAGAACGGGATGGATACAATCGACCTGACGGTGCGCTCGGTGCGCTGA
- a CDS encoding DUF3108 domain-containing protein, whose protein sequence is MHLRLPFLRFPLFAACLAVAAPVAAQPLAEPPAELSPPLALEPFVATYEAHYQGKPAGSATMQLVRDGDARWRIDLTLHGERGIAGLARLNVQQATVFDTVDGGYRPLSQATVRKALLFGRQITGVYDWSAMQARWDGDLKKQRRQPLPLQHGDMSALLINLAIMRDAQPGATLHYRMVDLGRARAHVYQAATEPETMAVGDMSYDALRVARTADDGDQTVLWVASGVPTPIRILQRKEGEDEIDLRLVEYRGA, encoded by the coding sequence ATGCACCTCCGCCTGCCATTCCTCCGCTTCCCGCTGTTCGCCGCCTGCCTGGCGGTTGCCGCTCCCGTGGCGGCGCAGCCGTTGGCGGAGCCGCCGGCCGAGCTATCCCCGCCGCTGGCGCTGGAGCCGTTCGTGGCCACCTACGAAGCCCACTACCAGGGCAAGCCGGCCGGCAGCGCGACCATGCAACTGGTCCGCGACGGCGACGCGCGCTGGCGGATCGACCTCACCCTCCACGGCGAGCGCGGCATCGCCGGGCTGGCGCGGCTGAACGTGCAGCAGGCCACCGTGTTCGATACGGTCGATGGTGGCTACCGGCCTCTGAGCCAGGCCACCGTGCGCAAGGCGCTGCTGTTCGGCAGGCAGATCACCGGCGTCTACGACTGGTCGGCGATGCAGGCGCGCTGGGACGGCGACCTGAAGAAGCAGCGGCGGCAGCCGTTGCCGCTGCAGCATGGCGACATGAGCGCCCTGCTGATCAACCTGGCGATCATGCGCGATGCGCAGCCTGGCGCCACGCTGCATTACCGGATGGTCGACCTCGGCCGCGCGCGTGCGCACGTGTACCAGGCGGCGACCGAACCTGAGACCATGGCCGTGGGCGACATGAGCTACGACGCGCTGCGCGTGGCCCGCACCGCCGACGACGGCGACCAGACCGTGCTCTGGGTCGCCAGCGGCGTGCCCACGCCGATCCGGATCCTGCAACGAAAGGAGGGCGAGGACGAGATCGACCTGCGCCTGGTGGAATACCGAGGAGCCTGA
- the purN gene encoding phosphoribosylglycinamide formyltransferase, producing MPATGRKPRLAVLVSGRGSNLQALLDAIAAGALDAEIVGVFSDRPAAAALERVAPELRWSAEARTFPDRAAFDAALADAVDAAEPDWVFCAGYMRILGDAFVRRFDGRLLNVHPSLLPRYKGLHTHARALQAGDDEHGASVHFVVPELDSGAVAAQVRIPVLAGDTPESLAARLLPLEHRLVVAVMALATAGRLAERGGQVRLDGQTLFSPLQLDSSGILHPGSRS from the coding sequence ATGCCCGCGACCGGACGCAAGCCGCGCCTGGCCGTGCTGGTGTCCGGTCGCGGCAGCAACCTGCAGGCGCTGCTGGACGCCATCGCCGCCGGCGCCCTCGACGCGGAGATCGTCGGCGTGTTCTCCGACCGCCCGGCCGCGGCCGCTCTGGAGCGCGTCGCCCCCGAACTGCGCTGGAGCGCCGAGGCGCGCACCTTCCCCGACCGCGCCGCCTTCGACGCCGCGCTCGCCGATGCGGTGGACGCCGCCGAGCCCGACTGGGTGTTCTGCGCCGGCTACATGCGCATCCTCGGCGACGCCTTCGTCCGCCGTTTCGACGGACGCCTGCTCAACGTCCACCCGTCGCTGCTGCCCCGCTACAAGGGACTGCACACCCATGCCCGCGCACTGCAGGCGGGCGACGACGAACACGGCGCCAGCGTGCATTTCGTCGTGCCGGAACTGGATTCGGGGGCGGTGGCGGCGCAGGTGCGCATCCCGGTGCTGGCCGGCGACACGCCCGAAAGCCTGGCCGCACGCCTGCTGCCGCTGGAACATCGGCTGGTGGTGGCGGTGATGGCGCTGGCCACCGCGGGCCGGCTGGCTGAACGCGGCGGTCAGGTCCGGCTGGATGGTCAGACCCTGTTTAGTCCACTGCAACTAGATTCCAGCGGAATCCTGCACCCGGGATCACGAAGCTGA
- the purM gene encoding phosphoribosylformylglycinamidine cyclo-ligase, which yields MTYRDAGVDIDAGNEVVERIKPLVRRSFRPEVMGGLGGFGALFDLSGKYREPVLVSGTDGVGTKLKLAQQLGRHDTIGIDLVGMCVNDILVQGAEPLFFLDYFATGKLDVDTTVAVVGGIARGCEESGCALIGGETAEMPDMYPPGEYDLAGFAVGAVEKSQLLDGAKVREGDVLLGIASSGPHSNGYSLIRRVYDRAGRPADLSIGGVALADALMAPTRLYVKPVLALLREHGEAIHAMAHITGGGLTENIIRVVPDGLGLAIEASAIVLPPVFDWLQREGAVADAEMWRTFNCGVGFVLVVPQASLAAVSAGLDAQGLAHRAIGQVVRHAGDGERVRIG from the coding sequence CTGACCTACCGCGACGCGGGCGTGGACATCGACGCCGGCAACGAAGTGGTCGAGCGGATCAAGCCGCTGGTCCGGCGCAGCTTCCGCCCCGAGGTGATGGGCGGGCTGGGCGGGTTCGGCGCGCTGTTCGACCTGTCCGGCAAGTACCGCGAGCCGGTGCTGGTCTCCGGCACCGACGGCGTCGGCACCAAGCTCAAGCTGGCCCAGCAGCTGGGCCGGCACGACACCATCGGCATCGACCTGGTCGGCATGTGCGTCAACGACATCCTGGTGCAGGGCGCCGAGCCGCTGTTCTTCCTCGACTACTTCGCCACCGGCAAGCTGGACGTGGACACCACCGTGGCCGTGGTCGGCGGCATCGCGCGCGGCTGCGAGGAATCCGGCTGCGCCCTGATCGGCGGCGAGACCGCCGAGATGCCGGACATGTACCCGCCCGGCGAATACGACCTGGCCGGCTTCGCCGTGGGCGCGGTGGAGAAGTCGCAGCTGCTGGACGGGGCGAAGGTGCGCGAGGGCGACGTGCTGCTCGGCATCGCCTCGTCCGGTCCGCACTCCAACGGGTACTCGCTGATCCGCCGGGTCTACGACCGCGCCGGCCGCCCGGCCGACCTGTCCATCGGCGGCGTGGCCCTGGCCGACGCGCTGATGGCGCCGACCCGGTTGTACGTCAAGCCGGTGCTGGCGCTGCTGCGCGAACACGGCGAGGCGATCCACGCCATGGCCCACATCACCGGCGGCGGCCTGACCGAGAACATCATCCGGGTCGTCCCCGACGGCCTGGGTTTGGCGATCGAGGCCTCCGCGATCGTCCTGCCGCCGGTGTTCGACTGGCTGCAGCGCGAGGGCGCGGTGGCCGACGCGGAGATGTGGCGCACCTTCAACTGCGGCGTCGGCTTCGTGCTGGTGGTGCCGCAGGCGTCGCTGGCGGCGGTGTCCGCCGGCCTCGACGCGCAGGGCCTGGCGCACCGCGCCATCGGCCAGGTCGTTCGCCATGCCGGCGACGGCGAACGCGTCCGCATCGGCTGA
- a CDS encoding DUF2066 domain-containing protein, translated as MGLSPILWLGLALGLAAGPSWAQEGLRTEGDVASAQGLYAAEVPVNSQTTEARESGYARALAQVLEKLSGDAGVVNRPGVAQELRNARAYVDSYDFRQDQGVSPAGAPTFRTMLVVRFVPEAVDSIAAALGLPVWPQPRPKPVLWLAIDDGSGPRLLSAAQVNAARSVLDRAQERGYRLGLPAGGAAEQAAVGAIWRNDAAAVARASARYSPPMQLIGKLYRSGAGWTADWTFVDSGRVLATRSVSDGDARRAIASGADVAADALVQRYAKVPLSEPAGTYRVAFSGLRNAEDYLRVSAMLQRMPVVRRIAPARADGDRAEFDLDLLTGMSGFERMLGADAPVVAVEGAPAEYRIR; from the coding sequence ATGGGGCTGTCCCCGATCCTGTGGCTGGGCCTGGCGCTCGGCCTGGCCGCCGGCCCGAGCTGGGCGCAGGAGGGGCTGCGCACCGAGGGCGACGTGGCCAGCGCGCAGGGCCTGTACGCGGCCGAGGTGCCGGTCAACAGCCAGACCACCGAAGCGCGCGAGTCCGGTTATGCGCGCGCGCTGGCGCAGGTGCTGGAGAAGCTGTCCGGCGACGCCGGCGTGGTCAACCGGCCGGGCGTGGCCCAGGAACTGCGCAACGCCCGGGCCTACGTGGACAGCTACGACTTCCGCCAGGACCAGGGCGTCTCGCCGGCCGGCGCGCCGACCTTCCGGACCATGCTGGTGGTGCGTTTCGTGCCCGAGGCGGTGGATTCGATCGCCGCCGCGCTGGGCCTGCCGGTGTGGCCGCAGCCGCGGCCCAAGCCGGTGCTGTGGCTGGCGATCGACGACGGCAGCGGCCCGCGGTTGCTGAGCGCCGCCCAGGTCAACGCCGCGCGCAGCGTGCTCGACCGCGCCCAGGAGCGCGGTTACCGCCTGGGCCTGCCGGCCGGCGGCGCGGCCGAGCAGGCCGCGGTCGGCGCGATCTGGCGCAACGACGCCGCGGCGGTCGCGCGCGCCTCGGCGCGCTACAGCCCGCCGATGCAGCTGATCGGCAAGCTCTACCGCAGCGGCGCCGGCTGGACCGCCGACTGGACCTTCGTCGATTCGGGCCGGGTGCTGGCGACCCGCTCGGTCAGCGACGGCGACGCCCGCCGCGCCATCGCCAGCGGCGCCGACGTGGCCGCCGACGCACTGGTCCAGCGCTACGCCAAGGTGCCGCTGTCGGAGCCGGCCGGCACCTACCGGGTCGCCTTCAGCGGGCTGCGCAACGCCGAGGACTACCTGCGGGTGTCGGCGATGCTGCAGCGGATGCCGGTGGTCCGGCGGATCGCGCCGGCCCGCGCCGATGGCGACCGCGCCGAATTCGACCTGGACCTGCTCACCGGCATGTCCGGCTTCGAGCGCATGCTCGGCGCCGACGCGCCGGTGGTGGCGGTGGAAGGCGCGCCGGCGGAGTACCGGATCCGATGA
- a CDS encoding AI-2E family transporter encodes MSAHREETPEHEIAHFLRQLKWLAIAAVSVWLVWMLAPILTPFVLGALLGWLGDPLVDRLQRRGYSRNLAVVVVFALMTLVLVLGLLILVPLLERQITTLIKALPEYRDWFLQTALPWLEQKTGLDLLVWLDTDRLIEWVRDHWAQAGGFAASLFGYLSRSGVAMIAWIANIVLLPILTFYFLRDWDALVARVAALIPRDHIDTVSRLARESNDVLGAFLRGQFLVMIALGLIYAVGLSLVGLKLGLLIGIIAGLISFIPYLGAFTGVILAVFAALVQAQGFDLKLLLLVGVVFTVGQLLESYVLTPRIVGDKIGLHPAAVIFAIMAGGQLFGFLGMLLALPVAAVANVLLRFANERYRQSDLYTGEHVAIVLDPYVDPNSLEQAAARRPEQP; translated from the coding sequence ATGAGCGCCCATCGCGAAGAGACGCCCGAGCACGAAATCGCCCATTTCCTGCGCCAGCTCAAGTGGCTGGCGATCGCCGCGGTCTCGGTGTGGCTGGTCTGGATGCTGGCGCCGATCCTGACTCCGTTCGTGCTCGGCGCGCTGCTGGGCTGGCTCGGCGACCCGCTGGTGGACCGGCTGCAGCGCCGCGGCTATTCGCGCAACCTCGCCGTGGTCGTGGTGTTCGCGCTGATGACGCTGGTGCTGGTGCTGGGGCTGCTGATCCTGGTGCCGCTGCTGGAGCGGCAGATCACGACCCTGATCAAGGCGCTGCCCGAGTACCGCGACTGGTTCCTGCAGACCGCATTGCCCTGGCTGGAGCAGAAGACCGGGCTGGACCTGCTGGTCTGGCTGGACACCGACCGCCTGATCGAATGGGTCCGCGACCACTGGGCCCAGGCCGGCGGCTTCGCCGCCTCGCTGTTCGGCTACCTGTCGCGCTCGGGCGTGGCGATGATCGCCTGGATCGCCAACATCGTGCTGTTGCCGATCCTGACCTTCTACTTCCTGCGCGACTGGGACGCGCTGGTCGCGCGCGTCGCTGCGCTGATCCCGCGCGACCACATCGACACGGTGTCGCGGCTGGCGCGCGAGTCCAACGACGTGCTCGGCGCGTTCCTGCGCGGGCAGTTCCTGGTGATGATCGCGCTGGGCCTGATCTACGCGGTCGGCCTGTCGCTGGTCGGGCTCAAGCTGGGCCTGCTGATCGGCATCATCGCCGGCCTGATCAGCTTCATCCCCTACCTGGGCGCGTTCACCGGGGTGATCCTGGCGGTGTTCGCCGCGCTGGTGCAGGCGCAGGGCTTCGACCTGAAGCTGCTGTTGCTGGTCGGCGTGGTGTTCACCGTCGGCCAGCTGCTGGAGAGCTACGTGCTGACCCCGCGCATCGTCGGCGACAAGATCGGCCTGCATCCGGCAGCGGTGATCTTCGCGATCATGGCCGGCGGCCAGCTGTTCGGCTTCCTCGGCATGCTGCTGGCGCTGCCGGTGGCGGCGGTGGCCAACGTGCTGCTGCGCTTTGCCAACGAGCGCTACCGGCAGAGCGACCTGTACACCGGCGAGCACGTGGCGATCGTGCTCGACCCCTACGTCGATCCGAATTCGTTGGAGCAGGCCGCCGCGCGGAGGCCGGAGCAGCCGTGA
- the hda gene encoding DnaA regulatory inactivator Hda — MSAASGAGTPQLPLSLRYPPDQRLESFVGAPAGAVAQLQALAGMPGADWLYVEGAAGSGKTHLGLAVCAAAEQAGRRAAYLSLRVAAGRLREALEALDTTDVVALDGLEAVAGDRADEVALFDFHNRARAAGRGVLYLAASAPAALALVLPDLRSRLGQCTRIALRALDDDGRREVLRDRARRRGLVLEDAAIDWLLTRTDRDLVQLLALLERIDRESLAAQRRVTVPFLRGMLGPG; from the coding sequence GTGAGCGCCGCATCCGGGGCCGGCACGCCCCAGCTGCCGTTGTCGTTGCGCTATCCGCCCGACCAGCGGCTGGAGAGCTTCGTCGGCGCGCCTGCCGGCGCGGTGGCGCAGCTGCAGGCGCTGGCGGGCATGCCCGGCGCCGACTGGCTCTACGTCGAGGGCGCCGCCGGCAGCGGCAAGACCCACCTGGGCCTGGCCGTGTGCGCGGCAGCGGAACAGGCCGGGCGCCGCGCCGCCTATCTGTCCCTGCGCGTGGCGGCCGGCCGCCTGCGAGAGGCGCTGGAGGCGCTGGACACGACCGACGTGGTCGCGCTCGACGGCCTGGAGGCGGTCGCCGGCGACCGCGCCGACGAAGTGGCGCTGTTCGATTTCCACAACCGCGCGCGCGCGGCCGGGCGCGGCGTGCTCTACCTGGCCGCCAGCGCCCCGGCGGCGCTGGCGCTGGTCCTGCCCGACCTGCGCTCGCGCCTGGGGCAGTGCACCCGCATCGCCCTGCGCGCGCTGGACGACGACGGCCGCCGCGAGGTGCTGCGCGACCGTGCCCGCCGCCGCGGGCTGGTACTGGAGGACGCGGCGATCGACTGGCTGCTGACCCGCACCGATCGGGACCTGGTGCAGCTGCTGGCATTGCTGGAGCGGATCGACCGCGAATCGCTGGCCGCGCAGCGGCGGGTCACCGTGCCGTTCCTGCGCGGCATGCTCGGCCCGGGCTGA